A portion of the Streptomyces platensis genome contains these proteins:
- a CDS encoding SIS domain-containing protein: MLDESLLDTPDALAGADRFGLLRGVAESGARVRTAARSAAESGIPELTPDGRPRAVLVAGPGPAAAGVADLLRALGGGNCPVTLIQPTGVAPLPGALRWALPGWAGPLDLLLLPGPDAADPGLAELVEQASRRGCAVVAVTPAGGPLADAVTQARGLAIPLATTPYDAEFDVEGAPPAAPGTLWSVLIPLLSLADRIGLLSAPPEALGKLADRLDQLAERCGPAIPTYTNPGKTLAADLADALPLIWTEGTIAGAVGRHFATELAGLAGRPALAAELPEALATHRTLLAGALAAGADPDDFFRDRVEQPAAMHARVVLLREGEPGALSATRAAQALAEERDTAVSELEADTGSDLEKAAELLAIVDFAAVYLALAGTE, encoded by the coding sequence ATGCTCGACGAGTCACTCCTCGACACCCCTGACGCGCTGGCCGGAGCCGACCGCTTCGGCCTGCTGCGCGGCGTCGCCGAATCCGGCGCCCGGGTGCGCACCGCCGCCCGCAGCGCCGCCGAATCCGGCATCCCCGAGCTGACCCCCGACGGGCGGCCGCGCGCCGTCCTCGTCGCCGGCCCCGGCCCCGCCGCGGCCGGTGTGGCAGACCTCCTCAGGGCGCTCGGCGGCGGCAACTGCCCGGTCACCCTCATCCAGCCCACCGGCGTCGCCCCGCTGCCCGGTGCGCTGCGCTGGGCGCTGCCCGGCTGGGCCGGACCCCTGGACCTGCTGCTGCTCCCCGGCCCCGATGCCGCCGACCCCGGCCTCGCCGAGCTGGTCGAGCAGGCCTCCCGCCGCGGCTGCGCCGTCGTCGCCGTCACCCCCGCCGGCGGCCCGCTCGCCGACGCCGTCACCCAGGCCCGCGGCCTCGCCATCCCCCTGGCGACCACCCCCTACGATGCCGAATTCGACGTCGAGGGCGCCCCGCCGGCCGCCCCCGGCACCCTCTGGTCGGTGCTCATCCCGCTGCTCTCGCTCGCCGACCGGATCGGCCTGCTGAGCGCCCCGCCGGAGGCCCTGGGCAAGCTCGCCGACCGCCTCGACCAGCTCGCCGAACGCTGCGGCCCCGCCATCCCCACGTACACAAACCCCGGCAAGACGCTGGCCGCCGACCTCGCCGACGCGCTCCCGCTGATCTGGACCGAAGGCACCATCGCCGGCGCCGTCGGCCGGCACTTCGCCACCGAGCTGGCCGGGCTGGCCGGCCGCCCCGCGCTCGCCGCCGAGCTGCCCGAGGCACTCGCCACCCACCGCACCCTGCTGGCCGGCGCCCTGGCCGCCGGCGCCGACCCGGACGACTTCTTCCGCGACCGGGTCGAGCAGCCCGCCGCGATGCACGCCAGGGTCGTGCTGCTGCGCGAGGGCGAGCCGGGGGCGCTGTCCGCCACCCGCGCCGCCCAGGCGCTCGCCGAGGAGCGCGACACCGCCGTCAGCGAGCTGGAGGCCGACACCGGCAGCGACCTGGAGAAGGCCGCTGAACTACTCGCCATCGTGGATTTCGCCGCCGTTTACCTGGCGCTCGCCGGGACCGAGTGA
- a CDS encoding Trm112 family protein, with protein MPVEASLIQILACPACHAPLQDRTADSASDPELVCTSGDCGLAYPVRDGIPVLLVDEARRPA; from the coding sequence ATGCCGGTCGAAGCCAGCTTGATCCAGATCCTTGCCTGCCCGGCATGCCATGCCCCCCTCCAGGACCGGACCGCGGACTCCGCGTCCGACCCCGAGCTGGTCTGCACCTCCGGCGACTGCGGCCTCGCCTACCCCGTCCGGGACGGCATCCCCGTACTCCTCGTCGACGAAGCACGCCGCCCCGCCTGA
- a CDS encoding phosphomannomutase/phosphoglucomutase has translation MTDLSQIVKAYDVRGVVPAQWDEPLAELFGAAFVEVTAADAIVIGHDMRPSSPGLSDAFARGAAARGADVTQIGLCSTDELYFASGSLGLPGAMFTASHNPAQYNGIKMCRAGAAPVGQDTGLADIRARVERWSDEGAPEPVAEPGTITQRDVLGDYAAHLRGLVDLSGIRPLKVVVDAGNGMGGHTVPTVFAGLPLELDAMYFELDGSFPNHEANPLDPKNIVDLQARVRETGADLGLAFDGDADRCFVVDENGDPVSPSAITALVAARELAKHPGGTVIHNLITSWSVPEVVRENGGEPVRTRVGHSFIKEEMATTGAIFGGEHSAHYYFRDFWNADTGMLAAMHVLAALGGQQGPLSQLVAQYDRYAASGEINSTVDDQTGRLAAIKTAYQGRDGVTLDELDGLTVTADNWWFNVRASNTEPLLRLNVEARDTATADRIRDEALAIIRG, from the coding sequence GTGACTGATCTGTCGCAGATCGTGAAGGCGTACGACGTACGCGGTGTCGTCCCCGCCCAGTGGGACGAACCCCTGGCCGAGCTGTTCGGGGCGGCCTTCGTCGAGGTCACCGCCGCGGACGCGATCGTGATCGGACACGACATGCGGCCCTCCTCGCCCGGCCTGTCGGACGCCTTCGCGCGCGGTGCGGCGGCCCGCGGCGCGGACGTCACCCAGATCGGTCTCTGCTCGACCGACGAGCTGTACTTCGCCAGCGGCTCCCTCGGCCTGCCCGGCGCGATGTTCACCGCCTCGCACAACCCGGCCCAGTACAACGGCATCAAGATGTGCCGGGCCGGCGCGGCCCCCGTCGGCCAGGACACCGGCCTCGCCGACATCCGCGCACGGGTCGAGCGCTGGTCGGACGAGGGCGCCCCGGAACCGGTCGCCGAGCCCGGAACCATCACCCAGCGCGACGTCCTCGGCGACTACGCCGCCCATCTGCGCGGCCTGGTGGACCTCAGCGGCATCCGCCCGCTGAAGGTCGTGGTCGACGCGGGCAACGGCATGGGCGGCCACACCGTACCGACCGTCTTCGCGGGCCTGCCCCTCGAACTCGACGCGATGTACTTCGAGTTGGACGGCTCCTTCCCCAACCACGAAGCCAACCCGCTGGATCCCAAGAACATCGTCGACCTCCAGGCCCGGGTCCGCGAGACCGGCGCCGACCTCGGCCTCGCCTTCGACGGCGACGCCGACCGCTGCTTCGTCGTCGACGAGAACGGCGACCCGGTCTCCCCGTCCGCGATCACCGCCCTGGTCGCCGCCCGCGAACTGGCCAAGCACCCCGGCGGCACGGTCATCCACAACCTGATCACCTCCTGGTCGGTGCCGGAGGTCGTCAGGGAGAACGGCGGCGAGCCCGTCCGGACCCGCGTCGGGCACTCGTTCATCAAGGAGGAGATGGCCACCACCGGCGCCATCTTCGGCGGCGAGCACTCCGCGCACTACTACTTCCGCGACTTCTGGAACGCCGACACCGGCATGCTCGCCGCGATGCATGTCCTCGCGGCACTCGGCGGCCAGCAGGGCCCGCTGTCGCAGCTGGTCGCGCAGTACGACCGGTACGCCGCCTCCGGCGAGATCAACAGCACCGTCGACGACCAGACCGGCCGGCTCGCCGCGATCAAGACCGCCTACCAGGGCCGCGACGGCGTCACCCTCGACGAGCTGGACGGGCTGACCGTCACCGCCGACAACTGGTGGTTCAACGTCCGCGCCTCCAACACCGAGCCGCTGCTCCGCCTGAACGTCGAGGCCCGCGACACCGCCACCGCCGACCGGATCCGCGACGAGGCCCTGGCGATCATCCGCGGCTGA
- a CDS encoding DUF3499 domain-containing protein has protein sequence MGEPGESRRGPLKSAVPSNVVSPVRRCSRTACGRPAVATLTYVYADSTAVLGPLATYAEPHCYDLCAEHSERLTAPRGWEVVRLALDSGPARPSGDDLEALANAVREAARPQERAAGGTHAPGDRDTHPMEVARRGHLRVLRSPDS, from the coding sequence TTGGGTGAGCCGGGGGAGAGTCGTCGCGGCCCGCTCAAGAGTGCGGTACCGTCCAACGTCGTGAGCCCTGTACGTCGCTGTTCGCGCACTGCGTGCGGCCGCCCCGCCGTCGCAACGCTGACGTACGTCTATGCGGATTCGACCGCTGTGCTCGGACCGCTCGCCACCTACGCCGAGCCGCACTGCTACGACCTGTGCGCCGAGCACTCCGAGCGGCTGACCGCGCCCCGCGGCTGGGAAGTCGTCCGCCTCGCCCTCGACTCCGGACCGGCCCGCCCCAGCGGCGACGATCTCGAAGCCCTGGCGAACGCCGTACGCGAAGCCGCCCGCCCCCAGGAACGCGCCGCCGGCGGCACCCACGCCCCTGGCGACCGCGACACCCACCCCATGGAGGTCGCCCGCCGCGGCCACCTCCGGGTGCTGCGCTCACCGGATTCCTGA
- a CDS encoding metallopeptidase family protein has protein sequence MDSPVPPRPPEPRLRRRDRHGRGMRGPIAPPQVPLSVTRAEAFVDLVYDSRDRLERRWPQLSQVDFLILEVPGFGPDDGPDATADAETVPLGRMLPAAGGHRDRIVIYRRPVEIRTKGRDERALLVHEVVVEQVAELLGLAPESVDPRYGQE, from the coding sequence ATGGACAGCCCTGTACCTCCCCGACCGCCGGAGCCGCGGCTCCGCCGCCGCGACCGCCACGGCCGCGGCATGCGCGGCCCGATCGCGCCGCCCCAGGTGCCGCTGTCGGTGACCCGGGCCGAGGCCTTCGTGGATCTTGTGTATGACTCCCGGGACCGGCTGGAGCGCCGCTGGCCGCAGCTCTCCCAGGTCGACTTCCTGATCCTGGAGGTGCCCGGTTTCGGCCCGGACGACGGGCCGGACGCGACCGCCGACGCGGAGACCGTGCCGCTGGGACGGATGCTGCCGGCCGCGGGCGGACATCGCGACCGGATCGTGATCTACCGGAGGCCGGTGGAGATCCGTACGAAGGGCCGCGACGAGCGGGCGCTGCTCGTCCATGAGGTCGTGGTCGAGCAGGTCGCCGAACTCCTGGGGCTGGCCCCGGAGTCGGTGGACCCGCGCTACGGCCAGGAGTGA
- a CDS encoding DUF5719 family protein, with amino-acid sequence MKRTMMSLIGVAVALAAVTGVAAVAAPDGDGRDAPRGSSRLPVQRSALLCPAPTSSEVGETAYTAFAPKGAAAGADGKKGTAELRPAGTVRAAGDGAGGKDGQKGKDKGKGAADAAAGQTVAPRDTKPVVPLQEPGKPVIATTDKPDAPALVGSADGMFAPGWTVQQTTSVAAGAGRGLLGLSCTTPDTTFWFPGVSTATDRQDYVHLTNPDGVPAVVDLELHGKDGSLAGSAGEDISVPPHTTVPVLLSTLTTAPTTNASLHVVAREGRVGAAVQASDGKLGSDWLPPAADPAPSVVLPGIPKDATSVRLVALAPGESDADLKVQLATPTGLITPAGLESLHLKSGMTTAVDLKDLTKGEAGSLVLTPSDSDSRAPVTAALRVTRGKGAKQEMAFIPATRPVEKRATAADNRDRGSTLSLVAPEKGKDAKVKVTASAGSGGGTPISKTYTVKGGRSLDVEPPRPQGLKGTYALTVEPEPGSGPVYAARMLARPQGGVPAFTVQPLPDDRGSVLVPAAGQDLSVLTD; translated from the coding sequence GTGAAGCGCACCATGATGTCCCTGATCGGCGTGGCCGTCGCGCTGGCCGCGGTCACCGGCGTCGCCGCCGTGGCCGCCCCGGACGGCGACGGCCGGGACGCCCCGCGCGGCAGCAGCCGGCTGCCCGTCCAGCGCTCCGCGCTGCTCTGCCCGGCCCCGACCTCCTCCGAGGTCGGCGAGACCGCCTACACCGCCTTCGCCCCCAAGGGCGCGGCGGCCGGTGCGGACGGCAAGAAGGGCACCGCCGAACTGCGGCCCGCCGGGACCGTGCGGGCCGCCGGCGACGGGGCCGGCGGCAAGGACGGGCAGAAGGGCAAGGACAAGGGCAAGGGCGCCGCGGACGCCGCGGCCGGGCAGACCGTGGCCCCCCGCGACACCAAGCCCGTGGTGCCCCTCCAGGAGCCCGGCAAGCCGGTCATCGCGACCACCGACAAGCCCGACGCCCCCGCCCTCGTGGGCTCCGCGGACGGCATGTTCGCGCCCGGCTGGACCGTGCAGCAGACCACTTCGGTCGCCGCCGGCGCGGGCCGCGGCCTCCTCGGGCTGAGCTGCACCACCCCCGACACCACGTTCTGGTTCCCCGGTGTCAGCACCGCCACCGACCGCCAGGACTACGTCCACCTCACCAACCCCGACGGGGTCCCGGCCGTCGTGGACCTCGAACTCCACGGCAAGGACGGGTCGTTGGCGGGCTCGGCGGGGGAGGACATCTCCGTACCGCCGCACACCACGGTCCCGGTGCTGCTCTCCACGCTGACCACCGCCCCCACCACCAACGCCTCGCTGCATGTCGTCGCGCGCGAGGGCCGGGTCGGCGCCGCCGTCCAGGCGAGCGACGGCAAGCTCGGCAGCGACTGGCTGCCGCCGGCCGCCGACCCGGCGCCGAGCGTGGTGCTGCCCGGTATCCCGAAGGACGCCACCTCCGTGCGGCTGGTCGCCCTCGCGCCCGGGGAGTCCGACGCCGACCTGAAGGTCCAACTGGCCACCCCGACCGGGCTGATCACGCCCGCCGGGCTGGAGAGCCTGCACCTCAAGAGCGGGATGACCACCGCCGTGGACCTCAAGGACCTCACCAAGGGCGAGGCCGGTTCGCTGGTGCTCACGCCCTCCGACAGTGACTCCAGGGCCCCGGTGACGGCCGCGCTGCGGGTCACCCGCGGCAAGGGAGCCAAGCAGGAGATGGCGTTCATCCCCGCGACCCGGCCGGTGGAGAAGCGCGCCACCGCCGCCGACAACCGTGACCGCGGCAGCACCCTCTCGCTGGTCGCGCCGGAGAAGGGCAAGGACGCCAAGGTGAAGGTCACCGCCTCGGCGGGCAGCGGCGGCGGCACCCCAATCAGCAAGACGTACACGGTCAAGGGCGGCCGCAGCCTCGATGTCGAGCCGCCCCGCCCGCAGGGCCTGAAGGGGACCTACGCCCTGACCGTGGAGCCGGAGCCCGGCAGCGGTCCCGTCTACGCGGCCCGGATGCTCGCCCGCCCCCAGGGCGGGGTGCCCGCGTTCACCGTCCAGCCGCTGCCCGACGACCGCGGCTCGGTCCTCGTCCCGGCCGCGGGCCAGGATCTGTCGGTGCTCACGGACTGA
- a CDS encoding glycosyltransferase family 2 protein has product MSVHSQSAAQTASSAAPEFPRHVVTAVIVSHDGARWLPDALTGLLGQERPVQNVIGADTGSADHSAQLLAEAIGDQRVLHLARRSGFGTAVDEAVRTAPVLTPDDLPYLRRPSGWDPVTRTWRDEAYEMPELPHGEPVQWLWLLHDDCAPEPDALAELLRVADASPSTVIVGAKLRSWYDRRQLLEAGVSIARSGRRWTGLDRREQDQGQHDQVRSVLSVSTAGMLIRRDVYEELGGFDRRLPLMRDDVDLCWRAQAAGHQVLIAPEAILRHAEASARERRPIDCVGRSVANPHRVDKAGAVYTLLANTRGAILPYVLLRLLIGTFLRVLAYLVGKVPGQALDELAGLFGTLLRPGKILAARKRRGRPAVDASELRPLFPPPGATVRATAEQVAGNLAGRAAPDVASAGRHGAVESGPGGDDADFLEIEQFARLKRIARKPAPLLFLLLLVVSLVACRGLLGAGALTGGAMLPAPGSVSDLWSAYLDSWHAVGVGGSASAPPYLAIVALVSSIFFGSTGFAVTLLLVCSVPLAGLTAYFASRPLVASRLLRAWGSIAYAFLPAAAGALAGGRLGTAVLAVLLPLMARAALAASGLRLPVGTRPSWRATWAYALLITFTMAFTPVVWPIAVLLGIGLLVLRFLDGSRDQLLAYGLRFLVVAVVPFVVLAPWSLSLLSRPSAFFQEAGLDYGAGSASVLDLIGLSPGGPKAAGGVLLFGIVLAALAATLRDERQRAIRTAWAVALTGLLLAALGNGSGWTGPAMLVYGLALLCAAAIGAEGIRTRMASLGFGWKQPVAVLIALASVLAPLYAAVSWMITGASGPLERRNPEQVPAFVAEESGTADRARTLVLDGSPGHVDYTLVRGSGARLGDADLAAAAGEDKRLSGIVAHLVAGSGADQTNQLGGYAVRYVLVRDGAPREMGRVLDATPGLTRLSQDDGSALWRVDRRVSRVSIVPGAAKDGTSAGEAAAPLAVPSGPVEAHTKVPGGDSGRVLRLADTADEGWQATVDGTPLKPVTVDGWAQGFVLPAGGGTLDLTHENPIGHTLWLWAQGLLAVVLVVLALPGRRREIDDDLPEDAAAAQAAAVSGDGRRARRLRAQAEAAGAPEAAGSGVPAARTGEQPSDPADDPAAAPAPGQDAVQGAVPTAPGDPYAAVPQQPSYEEWQAAQQGVPDGAVPPGHPGGQQPYAPADPFQAGQYGQPYPPADPYQAPDPYADPYQAGVYDPYGYGQQQYGDGGPQHQQPYDDGTEYPGYSGSYPEPRRDGSDQQ; this is encoded by the coding sequence ATGTCCGTGCACAGCCAGTCGGCGGCCCAGACCGCCTCATCCGCAGCCCCAGAGTTCCCACGGCACGTCGTCACCGCCGTGATCGTCTCCCATGACGGTGCCCGCTGGCTGCCCGACGCGCTCACCGGCCTGCTCGGCCAGGAGCGCCCGGTGCAGAACGTCATCGGCGCCGACACCGGCAGCGCGGACCACTCCGCCCAGCTGCTCGCCGAGGCCATCGGGGACCAGCGGGTGCTGCACCTCGCCCGCCGTTCCGGATTCGGCACCGCCGTCGACGAAGCGGTCCGCACGGCCCCCGTGCTCACCCCCGACGATCTGCCGTATCTGCGCCGGCCCAGCGGCTGGGACCCGGTCACCCGCACCTGGCGCGACGAGGCGTACGAGATGCCGGAGTTGCCGCACGGCGAACCGGTCCAGTGGCTGTGGCTGCTGCACGACGACTGCGCCCCCGAGCCGGACGCGCTCGCCGAGCTGCTGCGGGTCGCCGACGCCAGCCCTTCCACCGTCATCGTCGGCGCCAAGCTGCGCAGCTGGTACGACCGCCGGCAACTCCTGGAGGCCGGGGTCAGCATCGCGCGCAGCGGCCGCCGCTGGACCGGCCTGGACCGCCGCGAACAGGACCAGGGCCAGCACGACCAGGTGCGCTCGGTGCTGTCCGTCTCCACCGCCGGCATGCTCATCCGCCGTGACGTCTACGAGGAGTTGGGCGGCTTCGACCGCCGGCTGCCCCTGATGCGGGACGACGTCGACCTGTGCTGGCGCGCCCAGGCCGCCGGACATCAGGTCCTGATCGCGCCCGAGGCCATCCTGCGGCACGCCGAGGCCTCCGCCCGCGAACGCCGCCCCATCGACTGCGTCGGCCGCTCGGTCGCCAACCCGCACCGCGTCGACAAGGCCGGCGCCGTCTACACCCTGCTCGCCAACACCCGCGGCGCGATCCTCCCGTACGTCCTGCTGCGGCTGCTGATCGGCACCTTCCTGCGGGTGCTCGCCTACCTCGTCGGCAAGGTCCCGGGCCAGGCGCTGGACGAACTCGCCGGACTCTTCGGCACCCTGCTGCGGCCCGGCAAGATCCTCGCCGCGCGCAAACGCAGAGGCCGGCCCGCGGTCGACGCGAGCGAGCTGCGGCCGCTGTTCCCGCCACCCGGCGCCACCGTCCGGGCCACCGCCGAACAGGTCGCCGGCAACCTCGCCGGGCGCGCCGCGCCGGATGTCGCGTCGGCCGGCCGGCACGGCGCGGTCGAGTCCGGGCCCGGCGGCGATGACGCCGACTTCCTGGAGATCGAGCAGTTCGCCCGGCTCAAGCGGATCGCCCGCAAACCGGCCCCGCTGCTCTTCCTCCTGCTGCTGGTGGTCTCGCTGGTCGCCTGCCGCGGACTACTCGGCGCCGGCGCGCTGACCGGCGGGGCGATGCTGCCCGCGCCCGGCAGCGTTTCCGACCTGTGGTCGGCGTACCTCGACAGCTGGCATGCGGTCGGCGTCGGCGGCAGCGCCTCCGCGCCCCCCTACCTGGCGATCGTCGCCCTGGTGTCGAGCATCTTCTTCGGCAGCACCGGCTTCGCCGTCACCCTGCTGCTGGTCTGCTCCGTCCCGCTGGCCGGACTCACCGCCTACTTCGCCTCCCGCCCGCTGGTCGCCTCCCGGCTGCTGCGGGCCTGGGGCAGCATCGCCTACGCCTTCCTGCCCGCGGCCGCCGGCGCGCTGGCGGGCGGCCGGCTGGGCACCGCGGTGCTCGCCGTCCTGCTGCCGCTGATGGCGCGTGCCGCGCTCGCCGCGAGCGGGCTGCGGCTGCCCGTGGGCACCCGGCCCAGCTGGCGCGCCACCTGGGCGTATGCGCTGCTGATCACCTTCACCATGGCCTTCACCCCGGTCGTCTGGCCGATCGCGGTGCTGCTCGGCATCGGTCTGCTGGTGCTGCGCTTCCTCGACGGCAGCCGTGACCAGCTGCTCGCCTACGGGCTGCGCTTCCTCGTCGTGGCCGTGGTGCCGTTCGTGGTGCTCGCGCCCTGGTCGCTGTCGTTGCTGAGCCGCCCCTCCGCCTTCTTCCAGGAGGCCGGGCTCGACTACGGCGCCGGATCCGCCTCCGTACTCGACCTCATCGGGCTCAGCCCCGGCGGCCCCAAGGCCGCCGGCGGTGTGCTGCTCTTCGGCATCGTCCTGGCCGCGCTCGCCGCGACACTGCGCGACGAGCGGCAGCGCGCGATCCGTACCGCCTGGGCGGTGGCGCTGACCGGGCTGCTGCTCGCGGCGCTGGGCAACGGCTCCGGCTGGACCGGGCCCGCGATGCTGGTCTACGGGCTGGCGCTGCTGTGTGCCGCGGCGATCGGCGCGGAAGGCATCCGGACCCGGATGGCCAGCCTCGGCTTCGGCTGGAAGCAGCCGGTCGCGGTGCTGATCGCGCTGGCGTCCGTGCTCGCCCCGCTCTACGCCGCGGTCAGCTGGATGATCACCGGCGCGTCCGGTCCGCTGGAGCGGCGCAACCCGGAGCAGGTCCCGGCGTTCGTCGCCGAGGAGTCCGGCACCGCCGACCGGGCCCGCACCCTCGTCCTCGACGGCTCGCCCGGCCATGTCGACTACACCCTCGTCCGCGGCTCCGGTGCCCGGCTCGGCGACGCCGATCTGGCCGCCGCGGCGGGCGAGGACAAGCGGCTCAGCGGCATCGTCGCCCACCTCGTGGCCGGCTCCGGCGCCGACCAGACCAACCAGCTCGGCGGCTACGCGGTCCGCTACGTCCTGGTCAGGGACGGGGCGCCGCGCGAAATGGGCCGGGTGCTGGACGCGACGCCGGGCCTGACCCGGCTCAGCCAGGACGACGGCAGCGCCCTGTGGCGCGTCGACCGCCGGGTCTCGCGGGTCTCCATCGTCCCGGGCGCGGCCAAGGACGGCACCAGCGCGGGCGAGGCCGCCGCGCCGCTCGCCGTACCCTCCGGCCCCGTCGAGGCGCACACCAAGGTGCCCGGTGGTGACAGCGGCCGGGTGCTGCGCCTCGCGGACACCGCCGACGAGGGCTGGCAGGCCACCGTCGACGGCACCCCGCTCAAGCCGGTGACCGTCGACGGCTGGGCCCAGGGCTTCGTGCTCCCCGCGGGCGGCGGCACCCTCGACCTCACCCACGAGAACCCGATCGGCCACACCCTCTGGCTGTGGGCCCAGGGCCTGCTCGCCGTCGTCCTGGTGGTGCTGGCGCTGCCGGGCCGCCGCCGGGAGATCGACGACGACCTGCCGGAGGACGCGGCCGCCGCGCAGGCCGCCGCGGTGTCCGGCGACGGCCGGCGGGCGCGGCGCCTGCGGGCCCAGGCCGAGGCGGCCGGCGCCCCCGAGGCGGCCGGGTCCGGCGTCCCCGCCGCGCGCACCGGCGAGCAGCCGTCCGACCCGGCCGACGACCCGGCGGCCGCACCGGCCCCCGGCCAGGACGCGGTCCAGGGCGCCGTCCCCACCGCTCCCGGCGACCCGTATGCGGCCGTGCCGCAGCAGCCGTCCTACGAGGAGTGGCAGGCCGCCCAGCAGGGCGTGCCGGACGGCGCCGTGCCCCCGGGCCACCCCGGCGGACAGCAGCCCTACGCCCCCGCCGACCCGTTCCAGGCCGGGCAGTACGGCCAGCCGTACCCGCCGGCCGATCCCTACCAGGCCCCCGACCCGTACGCCGACCCCTACCAGGCGGGCGTCTACGACCCGTACGGCTACGGGCAGCAGCAGTACGGCGACGGCGGGCCGCAGCACCAGCAGCCCTACGACGACGGCACCGAGTACCCGGGGTACTCCGGCTCCTACCCCGAGCCGCGCCGTGACGGGAGCGACCAGCAGTGA
- a CDS encoding WhiB family transcriptional regulator translates to MTELFQELLVEEADEELGWQERALCAQTDPESFFPEKGGSTREAKKVCLACEVRSECLEYALANDERFGIWGGLSERERRRLKKAAV, encoded by the coding sequence ATGACCGAGCTGTTCCAGGAATTGCTGGTCGAGGAGGCGGATGAGGAGCTCGGCTGGCAGGAGCGCGCACTGTGCGCCCAGACCGACCCCGAGTCCTTCTTCCCGGAGAAGGGTGGCTCCACCCGCGAGGCCAAGAAGGTCTGTCTCGCCTGCGAAGTCCGGTCCGAATGCCTTGAGTACGCGCTCGCCAATGACGAGCGCTTCGGCATTTGGGGCGGTCTGTCCGAGCGCGAGCGGCGCCGGCTGAAGAAGGCCGCCGTCTGA
- a CDS encoding cysteine dioxygenase, which produces MNSDVQIAGDPLAIPHLLPPVPAHPATVAGFAGLARSIAADRAAWAPLVRYDATTRWYHRLRTGPGYEVWLLSWVPGQGSGRHDHGASSGVLTVLEGELTEHVAGGPRTLTAGAQRVFAPGYVHEVVNDALTPAVSLHVYFPGLTNMPMHPSQTTDSGAATTPPGIPAP; this is translated from the coding sequence ATGAACAGCGACGTCCAGATCGCCGGCGACCCGCTCGCCATCCCCCACCTGCTGCCGCCCGTCCCCGCCCACCCGGCCACCGTCGCCGGCTTCGCGGGGCTGGCCCGCTCGATCGCCGCCGACCGCGCCGCCTGGGCCCCGCTGGTCCGCTACGACGCCACCACCCGCTGGTACCACCGGCTGCGCACCGGCCCGGGCTACGAGGTCTGGCTGCTCAGCTGGGTGCCCGGGCAGGGCAGCGGCCGCCACGACCACGGGGCGTCCTCCGGTGTGCTGACCGTCCTGGAAGGCGAGTTGACCGAGCACGTAGCGGGCGGGCCCCGTACGCTCACGGCCGGCGCCCAGCGGGTGTTCGCCCCCGGCTACGTCCACGAGGTCGTCAACGACGCCCTGACCCCGGCCGTCAGCCTGCATGTGTACTTCCCGGGGCTGACCAACATGCCGATGCACCCCAGCCAGACCACGGACTCCGGGGCCGCCACCACCCCGCCCGGGATACCGGCCCCCTGA
- the cofD gene encoding 2-phospho-L-lactate transferase, producing the protein MRIVVLAGGIGGARFLRGLKAAAPDADITVIGNTGDDIHLFGLKVCPDLDTVMYTLGGGINEEQGWGRTDETFRVKEELAAYGVGPDWFGLGDRDFATHIVRTQMLGAGYPLSAVTEALCARWKPGVRLLPMSDDRVETHVAVDEEGERKAVHFQEYWVRLRASVPAHAVVPVGADQAKPAPGVLEAIAGADVVLFPPSNPVVSIGTILAVPGIREAIAEAGVPVVGLSPIVGDAPVRGMADKVLAAVGVEATAAAVARHYGSGLLDGWLVDSVDADAVAEVEAAGIRCRAVPLMMTDLDATAAMVREALELAAEVRA; encoded by the coding sequence ATGCGAATCGTGGTTCTGGCCGGCGGTATCGGCGGCGCCCGCTTTCTGCGGGGACTGAAGGCAGCGGCTCCGGACGCGGACATCACCGTCATCGGGAACACCGGTGACGACATCCATCTGTTCGGGCTCAAGGTGTGTCCCGACCTCGACACCGTGATGTACACGCTCGGCGGCGGCATCAACGAGGAGCAGGGCTGGGGCCGCACCGACGAAACCTTCCGGGTGAAGGAGGAGTTGGCCGCCTACGGCGTCGGCCCCGACTGGTTCGGCCTCGGCGACCGGGACTTCGCCACCCACATCGTGCGGACCCAGATGCTCGGCGCCGGGTATCCGCTCAGCGCCGTCACCGAGGCGCTGTGCGCGCGCTGGAAGCCCGGTGTGCGGCTGCTGCCGATGTCCGACGACCGGGTCGAGACCCATGTGGCCGTCGACGAGGAGGGCGAGCGCAAGGCGGTCCACTTCCAGGAGTACTGGGTGCGGCTGCGGGCCTCGGTGCCCGCCCATGCCGTGGTGCCGGTCGGCGCCGACCAGGCCAAGCCCGCGCCGGGTGTGCTGGAGGCCATCGCCGGGGCCGATGTGGTGCTGTTCCCGCCGTCCAATCCGGTGGTCAGTATCGGCACGATCCTGGCGGTACCGGGTATCCGGGAGGCCATCGCGGAGGCCGGGGTGCCGGTGGTCGGGCTCTCGCCGATCGTCGGTGACGCCCCCGTCCGCGGGATGGCCGACAAGGTGCTGGCGGCCGTAGGGGTGGAGGCGACCGCCGCGGCCGTCGCCCGCCACTACGGGTCCGGGCTGCTGGACGGCTGGCTGGTCGACTCCGTCGACGCGGATGCGGTGGCCGAGGTCGAGGCGGCCGGAATCCGCTGCCGGGCCGTGCCGCTGATGATGACGGATCTGGACGCCACGGCCGCGATGGTGCGCGAGGCGCTGGAGCTGGCCGCGGAGGTCCGGGCGTGA